The following are encoded in a window of Nakamurella sp. A5-74 genomic DNA:
- a CDS encoding AAA family ATPase: MTSGDPGVPDAFSEFCAAGLWPGVGPAVLTTLRQAGITSAGKVSVAGLAGLPKFTAKRADRVYTSWVGVGHLWELAQILIPLDLPARWAGRLVDQLGDGALAALQLNPWRLLVIPEATVPQADRLARQLDPTVRRDDPRRSAALIDWALARFARDGHTCAPLLVVEDALRAYGLDLAAGVDSAISSGAVAAVAAPAGDDERWIARKSLWEAEYAIAEGVQRMLLGVRTLAGARAVKAVTGELDDVQAGAVGFAAANAISVLTGGPGTGKSRTVAAIVALCARAEKELALAAPTGRAAKRLEELAGHPATTIHRLLGARPGIADFTFGADNRLEVDLVVIDEASMLDVELAAALFAALPEHCHLVIVGDPAQLPSIGPGRVLGDLIDAGSIPVTSLVKLYRQAEGGAIARLAAAVRAGELPAVDDPEHEVVVIPAAASAEAAHRVVQLVTDSIPRVFGVQGAELQVVTPVHGGPAGTQALNRELKKKLNPGSGTVRGFDVGDRVVATANHLDASPTGYANGEVGTVVSTGEKSLRVAFSTGEADISGKSLGDLLHGWAITVHRAQGSEWDAVVAVLPPEAGIMLSRPLVYTALTRARRHLSVVHAAGAAVARGVKQVGERPRRTQLGVLLAGVLAPPRPD; this comes from the coding sequence ATGACTTCCGGTGATCCCGGTGTGCCCGACGCCTTCTCCGAGTTCTGTGCTGCCGGTCTGTGGCCGGGAGTCGGACCTGCGGTGCTGACGACGCTGCGGCAGGCCGGCATCACCTCCGCCGGGAAGGTGAGCGTCGCCGGGCTCGCCGGGCTGCCCAAGTTCACCGCCAAACGGGCAGATCGGGTGTACACCTCCTGGGTCGGGGTCGGGCACCTGTGGGAGCTGGCCCAGATCCTGATCCCGCTGGATCTGCCGGCCCGCTGGGCGGGCCGCCTGGTCGACCAGTTGGGCGACGGAGCGCTGGCCGCGCTGCAGCTCAATCCGTGGCGGCTGCTGGTGATCCCGGAAGCCACTGTGCCGCAAGCGGATCGGCTCGCCCGACAGTTGGATCCAACCGTGCGCCGCGACGATCCGCGGCGCAGCGCTGCACTGATCGACTGGGCGCTGGCGCGCTTCGCCCGGGACGGGCACACCTGCGCCCCGCTGTTGGTCGTCGAGGACGCGCTGCGCGCCTACGGACTCGACCTGGCCGCCGGTGTCGACTCCGCGATCAGCTCCGGAGCGGTGGCCGCCGTTGCCGCGCCGGCCGGGGACGACGAGCGATGGATCGCCCGGAAGTCGTTGTGGGAAGCCGAGTACGCCATCGCCGAGGGTGTCCAGCGGATGCTGCTCGGAGTGCGGACGTTGGCCGGCGCGCGCGCCGTGAAGGCCGTCACCGGAGAACTGGACGACGTGCAGGCCGGTGCGGTCGGATTCGCGGCCGCCAACGCGATCAGCGTGCTCACCGGTGGTCCCGGTACCGGCAAGAGTCGCACCGTCGCGGCGATCGTCGCGCTCTGCGCTCGAGCAGAGAAGGAACTCGCGTTGGCGGCGCCCACCGGGCGAGCCGCGAAGCGACTCGAGGAGCTGGCCGGCCATCCGGCGACCACCATCCACCGGCTGCTCGGTGCTCGACCCGGGATCGCGGATTTCACCTTCGGCGCCGACAACCGGCTGGAAGTCGATCTGGTGGTGATCGACGAAGCCTCCATGCTGGACGTCGAGCTCGCGGCCGCGCTGTTCGCAGCCCTCCCGGAACACTGCCACCTGGTGATCGTCGGCGACCCGGCGCAGCTGCCCTCGATCGGCCCCGGACGGGTGCTGGGCGATCTGATCGACGCGGGCAGCATCCCGGTGACGTCGTTGGTCAAGCTGTACCGGCAGGCCGAGGGTGGGGCGATCGCCCGGTTGGCCGCTGCCGTCCGGGCCGGTGAACTTCCCGCCGTCGACGACCCGGAGCACGAGGTGGTGGTGATCCCGGCGGCAGCGTCGGCCGAGGCTGCGCACCGGGTCGTGCAGTTGGTCACCGACTCGATCCCCCGGGTCTTCGGCGTCCAGGGGGCAGAGCTCCAGGTGGTGACGCCGGTGCACGGCGGCCCGGCGGGTACCCAGGCACTGAACCGCGAACTGAAGAAGAAACTCAATCCCGGATCGGGAACCGTGCGTGGGTTCGATGTCGGCGACCGGGTGGTCGCCACTGCCAACCACCTCGACGCCTCTCCCACCGGTTACGCCAACGGTGAGGTCGGCACCGTGGTCTCGACCGGAGAGAAGAGTCTGCGGGTGGCCTTCAGCACGGGTGAAGCAGACATCAGCGGCAAGTCTCTCGGAGACCTGTTGCACGGCTGGGCCATCACCGTGCACCGGGCGCAGGGTTCGGAGTGGGATGCCGTTGTTGCCGTGCTGCCACCGGAGGCCGGGATCATGCTCTCCCGACCGCTCGTCTACACCGCCCTCACCCGAGCCCGTCGGCATCTGTCGGTTGTCCATGCGGCCGGCGCCGCAGTGGCTCGCGGAGTCAAGCAGGTCGGCGAACGACCCCGACGGACCCAGCTCGGGGTACTGCTGGCCGGCGTGCTGGCGCCGCCGCGGCCGGACTGA
- a CDS encoding DUF5703 family protein has protein sequence MSGTRNGTDLPQDDYEYAPLRLDPAMSRSAATTMLTIQAEYSGWELARVLRFSDGSRRVWLRRRRPRGLVPGLTA, from the coding sequence GTGAGCGGGACTCGGAACGGTACCGATCTTCCCCAGGACGACTACGAGTACGCCCCGCTGCGGCTGGACCCCGCCATGTCCCGATCGGCGGCCACCACCATGCTCACGATCCAGGCGGAGTATTCGGGCTGGGAGCTCGCACGGGTGCTCCGATTCTCCGACGGCAGCCGTCGGGTGTGGTTGCGCCGCAGGCGACCTCGAGGGTTGGTTCCCGGTCTGACCGCCTGA
- a CDS encoding M20/M25/M40 family metallo-hydrolase: MTSIPEQEVVEFCSELIRIPSVNTGDPATIGDGEAIAAKYLQGKLEEVGYETDYIEAVAGRGNVVARLAGADPDRGALLIHGHVDVVPANATEWTVDPFSGAVQDGYVWGRGAVDMKDMVAMTLAVARDFKRRNVIPPRDLIFCFVSDEEAGGVFGAEWLVDNKPEWFTGATEAISEVGGFSINIDDTRRAYLVAAAEKGVAWATLTATGRAGHGSMIAEDNAVTSIAEAVATLGRHEFPIVRTATVDAFLSAITELTGLEFPEDDLEGAISKLGPVSRIVNATLRNTANPTMLTAGYKANVIPSSAQATVDCRILPGQVESFTAEVERLVGDGVKVDWFLSPPLEYPFEGPLVDAMKDAVRAEDEHGHPIPYMLSGGTDNKAFSRLGIAGFGFSPLQLPADLDFSSLFHGVDERVPVDALQFGVRVLQRFLTTC, from the coding sequence ATGACCTCCATCCCGGAACAAGAAGTCGTCGAGTTCTGCAGCGAACTCATCCGCATCCCGTCGGTGAACACCGGCGACCCGGCCACGATCGGGGACGGTGAGGCGATTGCCGCGAAGTACCTGCAGGGCAAGCTCGAAGAGGTCGGGTACGAGACCGACTACATCGAAGCCGTTGCAGGACGGGGCAATGTGGTCGCCCGGCTGGCCGGTGCCGACCCGGACCGGGGTGCGTTGCTGATCCACGGTCACGTCGATGTCGTTCCGGCGAACGCGACCGAGTGGACCGTCGACCCGTTCTCCGGAGCCGTACAGGACGGGTACGTCTGGGGCCGCGGCGCCGTCGACATGAAGGACATGGTCGCGATGACCCTGGCGGTGGCCCGCGACTTCAAGCGGCGCAACGTGATTCCGCCGCGGGATCTCATCTTCTGCTTCGTCTCCGACGAGGAGGCCGGCGGAGTGTTCGGGGCGGAATGGCTGGTGGACAACAAGCCGGAATGGTTCACCGGTGCCACCGAGGCGATCAGCGAGGTCGGCGGGTTCTCGATCAACATCGACGACACCCGGCGCGCCTACCTGGTCGCGGCTGCCGAGAAAGGCGTCGCCTGGGCGACGTTGACGGCGACCGGCCGGGCCGGGCACGGATCGATGATCGCCGAGGACAACGCGGTCACCAGCATCGCCGAGGCCGTTGCCACCCTGGGCCGTCACGAGTTCCCGATCGTGCGAACCGCCACCGTCGACGCGTTCCTGAGCGCCATCACCGAGCTGACGGGGCTCGAATTCCCCGAGGACGACCTCGAAGGCGCCATCTCCAAGCTCGGGCCGGTGTCGCGGATCGTGAACGCGACCCTGCGCAACACCGCCAACCCGACGATGCTGACCGCCGGCTACAAGGCGAACGTGATCCCGTCGTCCGCTCAGGCTACGGTGGATTGCCGGATCCTGCCCGGGCAGGTGGAGAGCTTCACCGCCGAGGTGGAGCGGCTGGTCGGCGACGGGGTGAAGGTCGACTGGTTCCTCTCACCGCCGCTGGAGTACCCGTTCGAGGGACCATTGGTCGACGCCATGAAGGATGCTGTGCGCGCCGAGGACGAGCACGGGCATCCGATTCCGTACATGCTCTCCGGCGGTACGGACAACAAGGCGTTCTCCCGACTGGGGATCGCCGGGTTCGGTTTCTCGCCGCTGCAGCTGCCTGCTGATCTCGACTTCTCGTCCTTGTTCCACGGCGTGGACGAGCGGGTTCCGGTGGACGCGCTGCAGTTCGGAGTCCGGGTGCTGCAACGGTTCCTCACCACCTGCTGA
- a CDS encoding OsmC family protein, whose protein sequence is MPLVPFAVSGQGTGVAQTVSVSGASYVIQTDAYPAFGGEDKHPSPLAYTLASLSSCNQVTSTIVARELGITVESVKFDVTADFNPTTMTTGTYRESETTFQNLKVVATISTDADAAQFATLQSETERRCPVTELFRLAGVTSTSEWRRTPIGAPVS, encoded by the coding sequence ATGCCACTCGTCCCCTTCGCCGTCTCCGGTCAGGGCACCGGCGTCGCCCAGACCGTCTCCGTGTCCGGTGCCTCCTACGTCATCCAGACCGACGCCTACCCGGCGTTCGGCGGCGAGGACAAGCACCCGAGCCCGCTCGCCTACACGCTGGCGTCACTGTCCTCGTGCAACCAGGTGACCTCCACGATCGTCGCCCGCGAGCTGGGCATCACGGTGGAGAGCGTGAAGTTCGACGTCACGGCCGACTTCAACCCGACGACCATGACCACCGGAACGTATCGGGAGAGCGAGACGACTTTCCAGAACCTCAAAGTGGTCGCCACCATCTCGACCGACGCCGACGCCGCGCAGTTCGCGACGCTGCAGTCCGAGACGGAACGTCGCTGCCCCGTCACCGAGCTGTTCCGGTTGGCCGGCGTGACCTCGACATCGGAGTGGCGCCGCACTCCGATCGGCGCCCCGGTCTCCTGA
- a CDS encoding ATP-dependent endonuclease, with product MTRTRAGIAVPSVDAGLVVLVEGESDRAAVEAAASLCRVDLRTLDAVVLSMDGVTYIRHHLRRHGPAGDRRQILGLCDSAESSVVGRALAENCDGSAENTHRLRAGDPILLAHHGFQMCRRDLEDELIRAIGTRGVIDVIEATGERRAWHSMQQQPAQRDRPVADQLRRWLGSGATRKIRYAPLLIAALPPERLPEPLSALLTAIATAGLGGQGSAISDASAHRMRASGCMEP from the coding sequence GTGACGCGCACTCGTGCCGGTATCGCCGTCCCGTCCGTCGACGCCGGCCTGGTCGTCCTGGTCGAGGGCGAGAGCGATCGAGCAGCTGTTGAAGCGGCCGCATCGCTCTGCCGGGTCGACCTTCGTACGCTCGACGCCGTTGTCCTGTCGATGGACGGCGTGACCTACATCCGTCACCACCTCCGCAGGCATGGCCCGGCGGGTGATCGGCGACAAATCCTCGGTCTGTGCGACAGTGCCGAATCCTCGGTCGTCGGCCGCGCCCTGGCCGAGAATTGCGACGGATCTGCAGAGAATACCCACCGACTGCGTGCTGGTGATCCGATCCTGTTGGCGCACCACGGTTTCCAGATGTGTCGCCGAGATCTCGAGGACGAGCTGATCCGCGCGATCGGCACGCGAGGCGTCATCGACGTCATCGAAGCGACCGGCGAGCGGCGCGCCTGGCACTCGATGCAGCAGCAGCCGGCCCAGCGCGACCGGCCGGTCGCCGACCAGCTCCGGCGGTGGCTGGGCAGCGGTGCTACCCGCAAGATCCGGTACGCACCGCTGTTGATCGCGGCGCTACCGCCGGAACGTCTGCCGGAGCCGCTGAGCGCCCTGCTGACCGCGATTGCCACAGCAGGCCTCGGGGGACAGGGATCGGCCATCTCGGACGCGAGTGCCCATCGGATGCGTGCTTCTGGTTGTATGGAGCCATGA
- the helR gene encoding RNA polymerase recycling motor ATPase HelR: protein MTRSTSAFALPEHLQHKQTELLTDRDEQQFALVRTTIATSITGTTDQLALQRRMFGRSGAEAVERDSQIHRLTTRLRSLHRYGIDLCLGRMVRTNDPEPVYLGRLGLWGPSGDPLLIDWRSPEAEPFFAATHADPRGLSARRRYRWSNGQVVDFWDEVFTQEGLLEGMALDDQSAFIAGLGGARSGRMRDVVGTIQADQDAIIRASSEGALVVDGGPGTGKTVVALHRTAQLLYSDPRLGHRRGGVLFIGPHRPYLAYVSDVLPSLGEEGVVTCLLRDLVPEGLDAVQEPDAAVAALKASTELVGAIDAAVRFHEDPPTGRLTVSTPWADVTVRVRDWAEAFATPDAGTPHNEARMVILDALVQTLTDRADVADGAEQLADALRRNKDLNGVLNRAWPVIGADDVVGDLWSVPAYLRLAAPWLTPQEVHLLQRAEPRAWTEADLPLLDAARQRLGDPGAERAAARERAAVEGRRREMVAVVDDLIANDDSELKLMSSLRQSDLQDLLAAGGVDDALPDPDRLAGTFAHIVVDEAQELTDAQWQMVLSRCPSRSVTIVGDRAQSAAGFPESWSERLQRVGFDRVRLAALSINYRTPQEVMDEAEPVIRAVLPDANVPTSIRSTGVPVHHGHRSELLEVLAHWEATDRDGIACVIGDPSHPRTRRVQSLTPETAKGLEFDLVVLINPERFGDGVAGGVNRYVAMTRATQRLVVLIG, encoded by the coding sequence ATGACCCGTTCCACCAGCGCTTTTGCGCTGCCCGAGCACCTGCAGCACAAGCAGACAGAACTTCTGACCGACCGGGACGAGCAGCAGTTCGCGCTGGTGCGCACCACGATCGCGACGTCGATCACCGGGACGACGGACCAGCTCGCGCTGCAGCGCAGGATGTTCGGCCGCAGTGGCGCGGAGGCCGTCGAGCGTGATTCCCAGATCCATCGTCTGACCACCCGGCTCAGGTCGTTGCATCGCTATGGCATCGACCTGTGCCTGGGTCGGATGGTTCGCACCAACGATCCGGAACCGGTTTACCTCGGTCGGCTCGGGCTGTGGGGACCGTCCGGAGATCCGCTGCTCATCGACTGGCGGTCCCCCGAGGCAGAGCCGTTCTTCGCGGCCACCCATGCAGATCCGCGGGGCCTGTCGGCCCGCCGGCGCTATCGCTGGTCGAACGGGCAGGTTGTCGATTTCTGGGACGAGGTCTTCACCCAGGAAGGTCTCCTGGAAGGGATGGCGTTGGACGACCAGTCGGCCTTCATCGCAGGTCTGGGTGGAGCTCGGTCGGGTCGTATGCGGGATGTGGTTGGCACCATCCAGGCAGATCAGGACGCGATCATCCGCGCGAGCTCCGAGGGAGCACTGGTCGTCGACGGTGGCCCCGGCACCGGCAAGACGGTGGTTGCGCTGCACCGGACCGCACAGCTGCTGTACTCCGATCCCCGGCTGGGTCATCGTCGCGGTGGCGTGCTGTTCATCGGGCCGCATCGCCCCTACCTCGCCTATGTCTCCGACGTGCTGCCCAGTCTGGGCGAGGAGGGCGTGGTCACCTGTCTGCTACGGGATCTGGTGCCGGAGGGTCTGGACGCGGTGCAGGAGCCGGATGCTGCCGTGGCCGCACTGAAGGCATCGACGGAGCTCGTCGGCGCGATCGATGCAGCGGTGCGTTTCCACGAGGATCCGCCGACCGGTCGGCTGACTGTCTCGACCCCGTGGGCGGACGTGACGGTACGGGTTCGCGACTGGGCCGAGGCGTTCGCCACCCCGGACGCCGGCACTCCGCACAACGAGGCTCGGATGGTGATCCTCGACGCTCTGGTGCAGACCCTGACCGATCGTGCAGATGTCGCCGACGGTGCGGAGCAGCTTGCCGATGCGTTGCGGCGCAACAAGGACCTGAACGGCGTGCTCAACAGGGCCTGGCCCGTGATCGGTGCCGACGACGTCGTCGGTGACCTGTGGTCGGTGCCGGCCTACCTCCGCCTCGCCGCACCCTGGCTGACACCCCAGGAGGTGCACCTGCTGCAGCGCGCGGAACCGCGGGCATGGACCGAGGCAGATCTGCCGCTGCTGGACGCCGCCCGTCAGCGGTTGGGTGATCCCGGTGCGGAGCGGGCTGCGGCGCGGGAGCGTGCGGCCGTCGAGGGCCGACGACGGGAGATGGTCGCCGTCGTCGACGACCTGATCGCGAACGACGATTCCGAGCTGAAGCTCATGTCCTCGCTGCGGCAGAGCGATCTGCAGGACCTGCTGGCCGCAGGTGGCGTGGACGACGCGCTGCCGGATCCGGACCGGTTGGCCGGCACCTTCGCGCACATCGTCGTAGACGAGGCCCAGGAGCTCACCGACGCCCAGTGGCAGATGGTCCTCTCCCGGTGTCCGTCCCGAAGTGTGACGATCGTCGGCGATCGCGCCCAGTCCGCCGCCGGGTTCCCGGAGTCGTGGTCGGAGCGACTGCAGCGCGTGGGGTTCGACCGCGTCCGACTCGCCGCGTTGTCGATCAACTACCGCACGCCGCAGGAGGTGATGGACGAGGCGGAACCGGTGATCCGCGCGGTGCTCCCGGACGCCAACGTCCCGACATCGATCCGCAGCACCGGTGTCCCGGTGCACCACGGTCACCGCTCGGAGTTGTTGGAGGTCCTGGCCCACTGGGAAGCCACCGATCGGGACGGGATCGCCTGCGTGATCGGCGATCCCTCGCATCCGCGGACTCGGCGGGTGCAGTCGCTGACCCCAGAAACCGCCAAGGGACTCGAGTTCGATCTGGTCGTGCTGATCAACCCTGAGCGTTTCGGCGACGGCGTCGCCGGCGGTGTCAACCGCTACGTGGCCATGACGCGGGCGACGCAGCGGTTGGTGGTCCTGATCGGCTGA
- a CDS encoding TraR/DksA C4-type zinc finger protein — MDQGDGSRDALLHHRVVLLGELTATDAALDRVRAIRSGGQDDDEHDPDGAPLSGEWSRLEGNRRATITRLAEIECALSDLAHGSYGICIDCGASIPEGRLEVLPATRQCVDCSSRAG; from the coding sequence ATGGACCAGGGCGACGGGAGCAGGGACGCTCTGCTCCATCATCGGGTGGTACTCCTCGGTGAGCTCACCGCCACCGATGCCGCTCTGGACCGGGTGCGCGCCATCCGCTCCGGCGGTCAGGACGACGACGAGCACGACCCCGACGGTGCGCCGCTGTCGGGTGAGTGGTCCCGGCTGGAAGGAAACCGTCGAGCGACCATCACGCGCCTGGCCGAGATCGAATGTGCACTGTCCGATCTCGCGCACGGTTCGTACGGGATCTGCATCGACTGCGGCGCAAGCATCCCGGAGGGACGACTCGAAGTTCTCCCCGCCACCCGGCAGTGCGTCGACTGCAGCAGCCGGGCCGGCTGA
- a CDS encoding MFS transporter, which translates to MTSNQSNLGTRFHRVLAAHATSQLGVGLHLAAFPLLVSTLTSDPRIVAALALTASIPGLILALPIGVWVDRTHRGRLMVGSDLFCALVLITLTTFVALGDIRLWMLFVGAAAVGIAELVFGTSTFALLPALVPQAELMRANSYLSVAGQTGSGVVGPALGGLAYAAGPFLPFAVNSATYLISSTTIGSFVRHSDTRVPVDDRPARRATRRGELTAGIRHLGGDRPARTLLILSASSGLFGWMPEATLVLFAREQLRLSPTAFGLLLGVTTLGAVLGGLAAGRLARRVGLFRLLVGTYATYGLLLIPVGLTNNGWIVAGIFFLQGLPLIACAATIRSLQQTLVPAALLGRIGAVNRIVSSAVVPLSLAAGGVLAALIGYSAVWIVAGLGFLLTLLFNLPALRSLESAVEHARLPT; encoded by the coding sequence ATGACCTCGAACCAATCCAACCTCGGTACCCGTTTCCACCGCGTCCTGGCAGCCCACGCCACGTCCCAGCTCGGCGTCGGTCTGCACCTGGCCGCGTTCCCACTGCTCGTCAGCACCCTCACCTCCGATCCCCGCATCGTCGCAGCGCTCGCGTTGACGGCGAGCATTCCCGGACTGATCCTGGCGCTGCCGATCGGTGTCTGGGTCGACCGGACACATCGCGGCCGACTGATGGTCGGCAGCGACCTGTTCTGTGCCCTGGTACTGATCACCCTGACGACATTCGTTGCGCTGGGCGACATCAGACTCTGGATGTTGTTCGTCGGAGCAGCAGCCGTCGGCATCGCCGAGTTGGTCTTCGGAACCAGCACCTTCGCCCTGCTGCCCGCTCTGGTTCCGCAGGCAGAGTTGATGCGCGCCAACAGCTACCTGTCGGTCGCCGGCCAGACCGGGAGCGGTGTCGTCGGACCGGCGCTCGGCGGCCTCGCCTACGCAGCCGGACCGTTCCTGCCGTTCGCCGTCAACAGTGCCACCTATCTCATCTCGTCGACCACGATCGGCTCCTTCGTCCGTCATTCCGACACCCGGGTACCCGTCGATGACCGTCCAGCGAGGCGAGCCACCCGACGCGGAGAGCTCACAGCGGGCATCAGGCACCTGGGCGGTGATCGGCCCGCTCGGACGCTGCTGATCCTGTCCGCCTCGTCCGGGTTGTTCGGCTGGATGCCCGAGGCCACCCTCGTGTTGTTCGCGCGCGAGCAACTCCGGCTGAGCCCCACAGCCTTCGGCCTGCTGCTCGGCGTCACCACTCTGGGAGCGGTGCTCGGTGGCCTCGCTGCAGGTCGTCTCGCCCGCCGGGTCGGGTTGTTCCGGCTCCTCGTGGGCACCTACGCGACCTATGGTCTGCTGCTGATCCCGGTCGGGCTGACGAACAACGGCTGGATCGTCGCCGGCATCTTCTTCCTCCAGGGACTGCCGCTGATCGCCTGTGCTGCCACGATCCGATCACTCCAGCAAACCCTCGTTCCTGCAGCACTTCTCGGCAGGATCGGGGCGGTCAACCGGATCGTCAGCAGTGCGGTCGTGCCGCTCAGCCTCGCAGCCGGGGGCGTGCTGGCCGCCTTGATCGGCTACTCGGCCGTGTGGATCGTCGCGGGCCTGGGATTTCTCCTCACACTGCTGTTCAATCTCCCGGCGCTGCGCTCGCTGGAGTCGGCCGTCGAGCATGCACGGCTGCCGACATGA
- a CDS encoding TIGR03621 family F420-dependent LLM class oxidoreductase, with amino-acid sequence MRPFRFLADVRSPTDNAGFIDRIAHAESAGYHGVAVPDHLMDQLSPVATMAAVAMVSSTLRISAFVLNNDLRHPAVLAQDLATIDVLSSGRLDVAIGAGWNQVEYDAIGLPFSPAPVRQARLTEAIAVLKGCFRGEEFAFAGDHYSISGYTAGPASHQRPHPPFFIGGGGKRTLTLAAAEADTVGLAPRIRGGKLEASSLTWDATVEKIGWVRAAAGDRFDHLEFNAYPSASSPLITDSLHRELAATADRIAAQTGVRLTERELEDSPHVFVGSVDRLVEKFERLRAELGISSFLVGEPGPLDAVVQRLSGH; translated from the coding sequence ATGCGTCCGTTCCGCTTCCTGGCCGATGTCCGCAGTCCCACCGACAATGCCGGGTTCATCGATCGCATCGCGCACGCGGAATCCGCGGGCTACCACGGGGTGGCCGTTCCGGATCACCTGATGGACCAGCTCTCACCGGTTGCGACGATGGCGGCCGTGGCGATGGTCTCGTCCACACTGCGGATCAGCGCATTCGTCCTCAACAACGACCTGCGGCACCCGGCCGTGCTCGCGCAGGATCTGGCCACCATCGACGTGCTGTCATCGGGGCGGCTGGACGTGGCGATCGGCGCCGGATGGAACCAGGTCGAATACGACGCGATCGGACTGCCCTTCTCGCCCGCTCCGGTGCGTCAGGCGCGTCTCACCGAGGCGATCGCCGTGCTGAAGGGCTGTTTCAGAGGCGAGGAGTTCGCCTTCGCCGGCGACCACTACTCGATCTCGGGGTACACGGCCGGACCCGCCAGCCACCAACGTCCGCACCCGCCGTTCTTCATCGGTGGCGGCGGAAAACGCACCCTCACGCTCGCCGCAGCAGAGGCGGACACCGTCGGACTGGCGCCGCGGATCCGCGGCGGAAAGCTCGAGGCGTCATCGTTGACCTGGGACGCGACCGTCGAGAAGATCGGCTGGGTCCGCGCCGCCGCCGGCGATCGGTTCGACCACCTCGAATTCAACGCCTACCCCTCGGCGAGCTCACCACTGATCACCGACTCACTGCATCGGGAGCTCGCGGCGACCGCCGATCGGATTGCCGCCCAGACGGGCGTGCGGTTGACCGAACGGGAGCTGGAGGATTCACCGCACGTGTTCGTCGGATCGGTGGACCGACTCGTCGAGAAGTTCGAGCGCCTGCGCGCCGAACTGGGGATCTCGTCGTTCCTGGTCGGTGAACCCGGTCCGCTGGACGCGGTGGTGCAGCGCCTGTCCGGTCATTGA
- a CDS encoding helix-turn-helix domain-containing protein, with amino-acid sequence MPADPRPSLHHPPADEFTLVSVLHALADPTRLTIVRTLHRDAERACGTFPVTVAPSTLTHHFRVLRESGVIRQREEGNRRWTTLRSSELDARFPGLIDAVMGGAD; translated from the coding sequence ATGCCTGCAGATCCGCGGCCATCGCTGCACCACCCACCGGCCGACGAGTTCACCTTGGTGTCCGTCCTGCACGCCCTGGCGGACCCGACGCGGTTGACGATCGTGCGAACGCTCCACCGCGACGCGGAACGGGCCTGCGGGACGTTCCCGGTGACGGTCGCCCCGTCGACGCTCACCCACCACTTCCGGGTGCTCAGGGAGTCCGGCGTGATCCGTCAACGGGAAGAGGGCAACCGCCGCTGGACGACGCTGCGCAGCAGCGAACTCGACGCGCGCTTCCCGGGCCTGATCGACGCGGTGATGGGCGGAGCCGACTGA
- a CDS encoding zinc-binding dehydrogenase — translation MQALVFRHPAADTSATEVARIGTPRPAAGEVTIEVEYAGINFKDVMSRRGDPGYVADWPFVPGIEVAGRVREVGPGVTDVEVGQPVLALTNAGGLAQVATAKAALTVGVPAGVEHAVAAAVPGALTTAELLLHHFARIRSGDVVLAHSAGGSVGRAIAQLATLTPGVRLIGVVGADSRRSVALQAGYEAAITRGAGLATVVLAHTGGRGVDVVFDPQGTAWLEQDLESLAPGGKVFVFGNAGGDSFTELPPLGQLFARNCAIGGFSLAGLAHHHPRVVAEAMASVLTHLETGCINLQVTVLAGLENAAAAQQALADGSAITKQVVKL, via the coding sequence ATGCAGGCACTCGTCTTCCGGCACCCCGCAGCGGACACCTCGGCGACGGAGGTCGCCCGGATCGGGACCCCGCGCCCCGCAGCCGGGGAGGTGACGATCGAGGTGGAGTACGCCGGGATCAACTTCAAGGACGTGATGTCCCGGCGCGGCGATCCCGGGTACGTGGCCGACTGGCCGTTCGTCCCCGGCATCGAGGTGGCCGGCCGCGTTCGGGAGGTCGGCCCTGGGGTGACGGATGTCGAGGTGGGGCAGCCCGTGCTCGCGCTGACCAACGCCGGCGGCCTCGCGCAGGTGGCGACGGCGAAAGCCGCACTGACAGTTGGCGTTCCGGCCGGTGTGGAGCACGCTGTGGCCGCCGCAGTTCCGGGGGCGCTCACCACCGCCGAGTTGCTGCTGCACCACTTCGCCCGCATCCGATCGGGTGACGTCGTCCTCGCCCACAGTGCCGGCGGCTCTGTCGGCCGTGCCATTGCCCAGCTCGCCACGCTCACACCAGGCGTCCGGTTGATCGGCGTGGTCGGTGCCGACTCACGCAGATCCGTTGCCCTGCAAGCAGGATACGAGGCAGCGATCACCCGGGGCGCCGGGCTGGCCACCGTTGTCCTGGCCCACACGGGTGGGCGCGGAGTGGATGTCGTCTTCGACCCGCAAGGGACCGCCTGGCTCGAGCAGGACCTCGAGTCCCTGGCTCCTGGCGGCAAGGTGTTCGTGTTCGGCAACGCGGGTGGGGACAGCTTCACCGAGCTCCCGCCGTTGGGGCAGCTGTTCGCCCGCAACTGCGCGATCGGCGGATTCAGCCTCGCCGGGTTGGCGCATCACCATCCACGGGTGGTTGCGGAGGCCATGGCGTCGGTGCTGACCCACCTCGAGACGGGCTGCATCAACCTGCAGGTCACCGTGCTGGCCGGACTGGAGAACGCGGCCGCAGCGCAGCAGGCCCTCGCGGACGGCAGCGCCATCACCAAGCAGGTCGTCAAACTCTGA